Part of the Bifidobacterium crudilactis genome is shown below.
CGCAGCTACATCCACGAGGTACGCCGCGCGCAGAATACCGAGGACAAACAGCAGGCATGGCGTCATTTCGTGTCGGGTGTGCAACGTTCCTTCGGCATCAGTGAACAGCAGGTTTCGGAATGGTTCCGGGATGCCGCGGAGCATCGGGCATTCCCTCGACAGGCAGACCAGGATGGTCGTGGCCAGGCGCGGTCACGAGTTCCTGAGAATCGTCCGGACGCGGATGGCGCCATTGTGCAGGATTCGGCTCACCACAGTGATGCCGCAGGACGGGGCATGCCTGGAACCAGTGCGGACAGGAACGGCAGAAGACGAGTGAACAAGGCGGGGGACCGGCGCTATGCACATGGTCGTCGCTTAGGCCGTAGGTAAGGGCGCTCGCGCATGGTGGATTATTATGCAGTGTTGAAACAGCAGTGTTGTTAGAGTAGCGCCGAAAGAGTGGCGTTGATGCAGCGCCAGGTTGGCACGGCAAGGTCAGCAGAACAATGGACGACAGGAGCGATTCGGTGGAGGACAAGCAAGAGATGAAGGCTGCTGCCGGGCGGAGCGCAGCGCAAGGTGGTCCACTCGCCAGTCTCGTAGCGGAACAAGGAACGGCCGAACACATCGAGCGAGGTGAAGAGCTTGCGGAAGGCTTGCCGATGGGTGAGGCACCAAAGGGCGTGATTGGCCAGGATGAGGCCACACCCTTGGTCAGCATCATCGTGCCCGTATACAACGTCGAGGAATTCCTCGACAAGAGCATACGGTCCGCCCTTACCCAGACCTACCGCCATATTGAGCTCATCCTGGTGGATGACGAATCACCTGACGACTGCCCGAAAATATGCGACCGTTGGGCGGAGCAGGATGGCCGTGTGCAGGTGATTCACCAATCCAACGGAGGGGTGTCCGCCGCTCGGAACGCCGGTTTGCAGGAAGCTCGGGGGGAGTACATCTACTTTATGGACCCGGATGACGAGATTGAAGAGAATCTTGTGGAACGGTGTCTGAGTGCGATGGACAACACGGGAGCTGACCTGGTGATGTTCCAGTTCGATACGATTGGGGAATCCGGAGCGCAGCTCGAATCGTCATACAAGCACAACGATTATGACGAATCGAAGCTGCTCACCCCCCAGGAAGCGATAAAGCTCCAGATCCAGTCG
Proteins encoded:
- a CDS encoding glycosyltransferase family 2 protein; the encoded protein is MEDKQEMKAAAGRSAAQGGPLASLVAEQGTAEHIERGEELAEGLPMGEAPKGVIGQDEATPLVSIIVPVYNVEEFLDKSIRSALTQTYRHIELILVDDESPDDCPKICDRWAEQDGRVQVIHQSNGGVSAARNAGLQEARGEYIYFMDPDDEIEENLVERCLSAMDNTGADLVMFQFDTIGESGAQLESSYKHNDYDESKLLTPQEAIKLQIQSEINGYFWAFLAPRATYVNQNFSFPVGRKIEDMARICNIIGESKRILRIPDVLYHYRLRSGSAMGIISASNTSDWFQAAEDREDYIRERYPELKSYVALQTLNVLGNTDFETIRQNIVYGLNIDPESRMKFKNRVQAFLDDLEGADISEKVKAFVDIFKSDKEDATDSGLATGQAASR